The Periplaneta americana isolate PAMFEO1 chromosome 2, P.americana_PAMFEO1_priV1, whole genome shotgun sequence genome has a window encoding:
- the LOC138695238 gene encoding uncharacterized protein codes for MCAPDCFFMDQKTTIGFPETSELDEYEDMMDKNIVMSIREIISSWIRGETEEQNEYEEAKDMDKNISTIREIVSSWTTCFPETNEDKEYEEGKDFIKNIIDIKLVSGDCYGLGDEFSIATHTEDKNGCSSCTHHPV; via the exons ATGTGTGCTCCAGATTGTTTCTTCATGGACCAGAAGACGACGATAGGTTTTCCTGAAACCAGTGAGCTGGACGAGTATGAAGACATGATGGACAAGAACATCGTGATGAGCATAAGGGAG ATTATTTCTTCATGGATCAGAGGAGAAACAGAAGAACAGAACGAGTATGAAGAAGCGAAGGACATGGACAAGAACATCAGCACCATAAGGGAG ATTGTTTCTTCCTGGACCACCTGTTTCCCTGAAACCAATGAGGACAAGGAGTATGAAGAAGGGAAGGACTTCATCAAGAACATCATCGACATAAAGTTG GTATCTGGAGACTGTTATGGATTGGGTGATGAATTCTCTATTGCAACTCATACAGAAGATAAGAATGGCTGTTCTTCATGCACACACCATCCTGTGTAG